The following proteins are co-located in the Fusarium verticillioides 7600 chromosome 7, whole genome shotgun sequence genome:
- a CDS encoding protein PBN1, which yields MRERVTFIHNDYTLDPEQLDNQEAGLLGPKIESVRQDKLTIPLDELPSELTDILQEYEALHIRWASPVKSEALDPFASRISPGLHVYVTPESPNSCNPTKLCGWLQRFGPLACSKPEAFTEFKQPATSTAPSFSFHQTLEDLHSFITISSQEFCPELDTVCNARLRSLLTATSLDLSFDKSARALVASALWPLRPQTVAVPASTERRVEVGIFVNDRSQPNMKENELGVAGVLSVLGDKKKPSPTIFTFPARHRRDESVFTSRFLTPTGLHPTLQLSFSSNKPPSAEGECTPYAFLTLPKVIFADRYQLGDDLFLASKNLTALRYTTLPVDLEAPAYTTETWGSSILLELAPPPSGERQPWNVEIPLHLRYLKPSVTDQAEADIPYPAVFWACSSGEETLENPFDRLHIGYDNLFPRDTAFWHVTPQPEGESRLMHRVTVPVLKLEGIDTIRTGTAIAVSLGFAWVLWKLVGVMLKSEKPVLKKTALKRSKQAKKA from the exons ATGCGTGAGCGTGTCACGTTTATCCACAACGACTATACCCTTGATCCTGAGCAGCTGGACAACCAAGAAGCTGGATTGCTTGGGCCTAAAATCGAGTCAGTCCGTCAGGATAAACTCACTATCCCCTTGGACGAGTTGCCTAGTGAGCTCACCGACATACTCCAAGAGTATGAGGCTCTTCATATCAGATGGGCTAGCCCTGTCAAATCCGAGGCACTCGATCCTTTCGCTTCGCGAATTTCGCCCGGGCTTCATGTCTACGTGACTCCGGAATCCCCAAACTCATGTAACCC AACAAAACTTTGCGGCTGGCTCCAGAGGTTTGGGCCACTAGCCTGTTCAAAGCCAGAG GCTTTCACTGAGTTTAAGCAACCAGCTACCTCCACAGCCCCGAGCTTCTCATTTCATCAAACACTGGAAGATCTACACTCCTTCATTACTATCAGCTCTCAGGAGTTCTGTCCTGAACTGGACACTGTTTGTAATGCCCGACTACGAAGCTTGTTGACCGCGACCAGCTTGGACTTATCCTTTGATAAGTCTGCAAGGGCTCTTGTCGCTTCTGCGCTATGGCCTCTTCGACCCCAAACCGTTGCTGTTCCTGCATCAACCGAAAGAAGGGTTGAAGTTGGCATTTTCGTCAACGACCGCTCGCAACCAAACATGAAGGAGAACGAGCTTGGTGTCGCTGGCGTTCTATCCGTACTTGGCGACAAGAAAAAGCCCTCGCCGACCATCTTCACTTTCCCGGCCCGACACCGTCGAGATGAATCTGTATTTACATCTAGATTCCTCACCCCCACAGGCCTTCACCCAAcccttcagctcagcttcagctctaACAAGCCTCCAAGCGCTGAGGGCGAGTGTACGCCATACGCATTCTTGACATTACCCAAGGTCATATTTGCGGATCGTTATCAACTAGGAGATGATCTGTTCCTGgcctccaagaacttgacagcTTTGCGATACACAACTCTGCCCGTGGACTTGGAAGCGCCAGCATATACCACTGAGACATGGGGATCCAGTATTCTGCTTGAGCTCGCGCCACCTCCCTCTGGAGAAAGGCAGCCGTGGAATGTTGAAATCCCTCTCCACCTGCGATACCTTAAGCCTTCAGTGACTGACCAAGCCGAAGCCGATATTCCCTATCCTGCTGTCTTCTGGGCATGCTCCTCAGGGGAGGAGACGCTGGAGAACCCATTTGATCGTCTTCATATTGGCTATGACAATCTTTTCCCTCGAGACACTGCCTTCTGGCACGTGACCCCTCAACCAGAGGGCGAGAGCAGACTTATGCACCGTGTCACTGTCCCTGTCCTTAAGCTTGAGGGCATAGATACTATCAGGACAGGCACGGCAATCGCAGTTTCGCTAGGTTTCGCCTGGGTACTGTGGAAGCTGGTCGGTGTTATGCTAAAGTCAGAAAAACCAGTGCTCAAGAAGACCGCCCTAAAGAGGTCTAaacaagccaagaaagctTGA